The Pirellulimonas nuda genome includes a region encoding these proteins:
- a CDS encoding alpha-amylase family protein encodes MASAALAGGLSPGLVRGEPGRGSSSQGMFAAVQIAPANLLDEGIERCLDLLQADASINTLLCYSHTYHLNGVGPANVLADHGLPMASNRERRLPSRWVRHDHAAFKGQTIGHQQIDGTLEYGDRDALAEIVSATQRRGMKVHARILEASMQAKGRLPGYECVATVKIDGRPGGGPCWNHPAYVEWLVATVAELFRAYPLDGFQFGAERVGPLSRVLFSGATPECFCLHCVARNKQRGVDAERAKAGFAALQQLIRGLEAGGATPADGVLVSVFRVLMQYPEVLSWEREWFAADEEIGRRLYGAVKGLAPNAQFGRHIDHQRSSWDPIYRAAVDYGQIADNCDYIKPILYHDVLGRRMRWWAVERMQARVFADFTRDDTLQALYAMLGYDGQREPGLDELDSRGMSPEYVFRETRRTVAGAGGKAHVYSGIGLDVPWHLPDGGMEVIKSDPETIVAACQRAIDAGASGLVASREYDEMTLSSLRAFGRAVNSLTPRGAANAGRVATTR; translated from the coding sequence GTGGCAAGCGCCGCGCTGGCCGGCGGCCTGTCGCCGGGCCTCGTGCGCGGAGAGCCGGGCCGAGGCTCGTCCTCGCAGGGGATGTTCGCCGCGGTGCAAATCGCTCCTGCGAATCTGTTGGATGAGGGGATCGAGCGGTGCCTCGACCTGCTGCAGGCCGACGCGTCGATCAACACGCTGCTCTGCTACAGCCATACCTACCACCTCAACGGCGTCGGGCCGGCCAACGTGCTGGCCGATCACGGCCTGCCAATGGCCAGCAACCGCGAACGGCGGCTCCCCAGCCGCTGGGTGCGGCACGACCACGCGGCCTTCAAGGGACAAACCATCGGTCACCAACAGATCGACGGCACGCTCGAGTACGGCGACCGCGACGCGTTGGCAGAGATCGTCTCTGCGACGCAGCGACGCGGGATGAAGGTGCACGCCCGGATCCTCGAAGCGTCCATGCAGGCCAAAGGCCGCCTGCCCGGATACGAATGCGTCGCGACAGTGAAGATCGATGGCCGGCCGGGGGGCGGGCCCTGTTGGAATCACCCCGCCTACGTCGAGTGGCTGGTCGCCACGGTCGCGGAACTGTTCAGGGCTTACCCACTGGACGGGTTCCAGTTTGGCGCCGAACGCGTGGGGCCCCTCTCTCGGGTCCTCTTTAGCGGCGCCACGCCGGAGTGCTTCTGCCTGCACTGCGTCGCCCGCAACAAGCAGCGCGGAGTCGACGCCGAGCGAGCGAAGGCGGGGTTTGCTGCGCTCCAACAATTGATCCGAGGGCTCGAAGCGGGTGGAGCAACCCCCGCGGACGGCGTGCTCGTTTCCGTCTTCCGCGTCCTGATGCAGTACCCAGAGGTGCTGTCCTGGGAACGCGAATGGTTCGCGGCCGACGAAGAGATCGGGCGCCGGCTCTACGGCGCGGTGAAAGGGCTTGCGCCGAACGCTCAGTTCGGGCGGCACATCGACCATCAGCGGAGCTCCTGGGACCCGATCTACCGCGCCGCGGTCGACTACGGACAGATCGCCGACAATTGTGACTACATCAAACCAATCCTGTACCACGACGTCCTCGGCCGCCGGATGCGGTGGTGGGCCGTCGAGCGGATGCAGGCCCGCGTGTTCGCTGACTTCACGCGTGACGACACCCTTCAAGCCCTCTACGCGATGCTCGGCTACGACGGACAGCGAGAGCCCGGGCTCGACGAACTCGACTCGCGCGGGATGTCGCCGGAGTATGTGTTTCGCGAGACGCGGCGCACCGTCGCGGGCGCCGGTGGCAAGGCCCATGTCTACAGCGGCATCGGGCTGGACGTTCCCTGGCACCTCCCCGATGGGGGGATGGAGGTGATCAAGAGCGACCCCGAGACGATCGTCGCCGCCTGCCAGCGCGCCATCGACGCCGGCGCCAGCGGGCTGGTCGCCTCGCGTGAGTACGACGAGATGACTTTGTCGAGCCTCAGGGCGTTCGGTCGCGCGGTGAATAGCCTAACCCCGCGGGGCGCCGCCAACGCGGGCCGAGTCGCCACGACGCGTTGA
- a CDS encoding DUF6282 family protein has protein sequence MNLVGAFDIHLHCAPDVTARAQDFMDLAQHASRLGMAGIGLKDHVTSTVGRCFALNRLFPNGPRFFSSLVLNPPVGGMNPAAVEAALQAGADVIYFPTYSALHHVQTLGPEVSPVPHPRRGVQQLEALSDGLLKADVIEIIDLIVEHDAVLATGHLSPAESLAILKRGAECGARRMLVTHASEIVPCMSVDQQREAVGLGARIEHCLLAATECCPGTIELSEIARQIRLVGVDHVILSSDFGQPANGAPLDAFGNYLDRLAQEGFSSQEIRTLICDNPRTLLCEGRAPCSQF, from the coding sequence ATGAATCTGGTTGGGGCGTTTGACATCCATTTGCACTGCGCTCCCGACGTGACCGCCAGGGCCCAGGACTTTATGGACCTAGCCCAACACGCTAGCCGCCTCGGGATGGCCGGCATTGGGCTCAAAGACCACGTCACCAGCACCGTAGGGCGATGCTTTGCACTGAACCGTCTGTTCCCCAATGGGCCGCGGTTCTTTAGTTCACTGGTGCTCAATCCCCCCGTGGGTGGTATGAACCCCGCCGCGGTGGAAGCGGCGCTTCAGGCGGGTGCAGACGTGATCTACTTCCCCACCTACTCGGCACTCCACCACGTGCAGACGCTGGGCCCCGAAGTATCGCCGGTCCCGCACCCTCGACGGGGCGTGCAGCAACTCGAAGCGCTCAGCGATGGGCTCCTCAAGGCTGACGTGATCGAGATCATCGATCTGATCGTCGAGCACGACGCGGTGCTGGCCACGGGGCACCTCTCCCCGGCCGAATCGCTGGCCATCCTGAAGCGGGGGGCCGAATGCGGCGCCCGACGGATGCTTGTCACCCACGCGTCGGAGATCGTGCCGTGCATGAGCGTCGACCAACAACGTGAGGCCGTCGGCCTGGGGGCCAGAATTGAGCACTGCTTGTTGGCGGCCACCGAGTGCTGTCCCGGCACGATCGAGCTTAGCGAGATCGCTCGCCAGATCCGCTTGGTGGGGGTCGACCACGTCATCTTGTCTTCCGATTTCGGGCAGCCGGCCAACGGCGCCCCGCTCGACGCCTTTGGAAACTACCTCGATCGGCTCGCTCAAGAGGGGTTCTCTTCGCAGGAGATCCGCACGTTGATCTGTGATAACCCCCGCACGCTGCTGTGCGAGGGAAGGGCGCCCTGCTCGCAGTTTTAG
- the pdxA gene encoding 4-hydroxythreonine-4-phosphate dehydrogenase PdxA — MLPRIAITIGDPAGIGPEVALRAAHDATVLSCCRPILFGDARILRAVGEKLGLPVPRHVYGAQAWPQADAPTPAILDLPMASTAEFRPGEVSRETGAASYGYILAAIDAAMRGQVDAVTTGPIHKEALDAAGVPYPGHTEIFAAKTLADRVCMMLTSSELTCSFVTTHVGYRDVPGLLNQDRVRDVIELSDQAIRRMQGREPRLIVCGLNPHAGENGLFGEREEERFIIPAIRDAQQRGIQVAGPLPPDTAFLPARRRATDCFICMYHDQGHIPLKALAFDLAVNITLGLPIIRTSVDHGTALDIAWHGVADASSMVQAITLAAKLCGRPEPAAAQGALR; from the coding sequence ATGCTTCCTCGCATAGCCATCACGATCGGCGACCCCGCGGGCATCGGCCCCGAGGTGGCCCTGCGCGCTGCGCACGACGCAACGGTGCTGTCGTGCTGTAGGCCAATCCTGTTTGGCGACGCCCGCATCTTGCGCGCCGTAGGAGAGAAACTCGGCCTGCCCGTTCCCCGGCACGTCTACGGGGCCCAGGCGTGGCCGCAAGCGGACGCGCCGACTCCCGCGATTCTCGACCTTCCGATGGCGTCGACCGCTGAGTTCCGTCCGGGCGAAGTGAGCCGTGAGACCGGCGCGGCGTCGTATGGCTACATCCTGGCGGCGATCGATGCGGCGATGCGCGGCCAAGTAGACGCGGTCACGACCGGCCCCATCCACAAGGAGGCGCTCGACGCGGCGGGGGTGCCCTACCCCGGTCACACAGAGATCTTCGCCGCCAAAACCCTGGCGGACCGCGTTTGCATGATGCTCACCTCGTCCGAGCTAACCTGCAGTTTTGTGACCACGCACGTCGGCTACCGCGACGTGCCGGGCTTGCTGAACCAGGACCGAGTTCGCGACGTCATCGAGCTGAGCGATCAGGCGATCCGGCGTATGCAGGGGCGCGAACCGCGCCTGATCGTGTGCGGGCTCAACCCGCACGCCGGCGAGAACGGGCTGTTCGGCGAGCGCGAGGAGGAACGCTTTATTATTCCCGCGATACGGGACGCCCAGCAGCGCGGCATCCAGGTCGCTGGCCCGCTCCCTCCTGACACCGCGTTCTTGCCTGCTCGGCGCCGAGCGACGGATTGCTTCATTTGCATGTACCACGATCAGGGCCACATCCCCCTGAAGGCCCTGGCGTTCGACTTGGCCGTGAACATCACCCTCGGGCTGCCGATCATCAGGACTTCGGTCGACCACGGCACCGCGTTGGACATCGCCTGGCACGGCGTCGCCGATGCGAGCAGCATGGTTCAAGCGATCACCCTCGCGGCGAAACTCTGCGGGCGGCCTGAGCCCGCGGCGGCTCAGGGGGCGCTTCGATGA
- a CDS encoding DUF1552 domain-containing protein → MKYAPACLTNRPLDRRTLLRGLGVSLALPWLEAMSPALARGAAAARPQRFVWVYIPNGVAQDAWHPTRDGRDWEMTRSLEPLAEFRDDINIYTGLDREFRGGTGVHAQAGCCWLTSSPPTEALDGGFSTNRTVDQMIARRIGGATLLPSLELSCNDHANQKETKYFETISWHGPGYAAGPQKDPREVFRRLFGRPKPITKSVLDVILEDAQSLSRKLGADDQGKLDEYLESVRSAEVRIERAERRAANGKAAPIQEPTGVPEERGAYIRLMEDLIALSFQQDLTRVATLVIDPERWDTPRMYDGVFDSPENHHVLTHTKGEEAKEKLRKIDRFHVEQFAHLVKRLKATPEGDGNLLDNSLVFLGSGMGDGRIHNYNDVPLVTAGKAGVGLRTGYHHKYSGKVPLANLWLSVLQVAGIEQKKFADSTGVVSL, encoded by the coding sequence ATGAAATACGCCCCCGCCTGCCTCACCAACCGCCCGCTCGACCGCCGGACGCTGCTGCGCGGGCTGGGGGTCTCCCTCGCGTTGCCCTGGCTCGAAGCGATGTCGCCGGCCCTGGCGCGGGGCGCCGCGGCCGCTAGGCCGCAGCGTTTCGTTTGGGTGTATATCCCCAACGGGGTCGCCCAAGACGCGTGGCACCCCACGCGGGATGGCCGCGACTGGGAAATGACCCGCAGCCTGGAGCCCTTGGCCGAGTTCCGCGACGACATCAACATCTACACGGGCTTGGACCGCGAGTTCCGCGGCGGCACCGGCGTCCACGCCCAAGCGGGCTGTTGCTGGCTGACTAGCTCGCCCCCCACCGAGGCGCTGGACGGCGGCTTCAGCACCAACCGCACGGTCGACCAGATGATCGCGAGGCGGATTGGCGGGGCCACACTGCTTCCTTCGCTGGAGCTGAGCTGCAACGATCACGCCAACCAGAAAGAGACCAAGTATTTTGAGACGATCTCGTGGCACGGGCCGGGCTATGCGGCGGGTCCCCAGAAAGACCCCCGGGAGGTCTTCCGCCGGCTGTTCGGCCGTCCTAAGCCGATTACCAAGAGCGTGCTCGACGTGATCCTGGAAGACGCGCAGAGCTTGAGCCGCAAGTTGGGCGCCGACGACCAGGGAAAGCTGGACGAGTACCTCGAGTCCGTTCGGAGCGCCGAAGTAAGGATCGAACGGGCCGAACGGCGGGCCGCCAACGGCAAAGCCGCTCCCATCCAGGAGCCGACCGGGGTCCCTGAAGAACGCGGGGCGTACATCCGGTTGATGGAAGACCTCATCGCGTTGTCGTTCCAGCAAGACCTGACGCGCGTCGCGACGCTGGTAATCGACCCGGAGCGTTGGGACACCCCGCGGATGTACGACGGCGTGTTTGACTCCCCTGAAAACCATCACGTCCTGACGCACACCAAGGGAGAGGAAGCCAAGGAGAAGCTCCGCAAGATCGACCGCTTCCACGTCGAACAGTTCGCCCACCTCGTCAAGCGGCTCAAGGCGACCCCGGAGGGGGACGGCAACCTGCTCGACAACTCGCTGGTGTTTCTTGGCTCGGGAATGGGTGACGGCCGCATCCACAACTACAACGACGTGCCGCTCGTCACGGCCGGAAAGGCGGGGGTCGGGCTGCGGACCGGATACCACCACAAGTACAGCGGTAAGGTGCCGCTGGCGAACCTTTGGCTATCGGTGCTTCAGGTCGCGGGGATAGAGCAGAAGAAGTTCGCTGACAGCACCGGCGTGGTAAGCCTGTAG